Genomic segment of Deltaproteobacteria bacterium:
CAAAACCACGCTCTTTAATGCCCTCACCGGCGCTCAACAAAAAGTCGCCAATTATCCGGGCATAACGGTTGAAAAAAAGATCGGCATGTGTCGCGTAAAAAAAGACCAAGCGGTTCGCGTAGTCGACTTGCCCGGTTGTTATAGCCTCATTGCGCGCTCCCCCGAAGAACAAATTGCCCATGATGCCCTACTAGCCATCAAACCAGGTTTTGAAAAACCTGACCTTGTGATTTGCATTGTCGATGCCACCAATCTTGAACGTAACCTTTACTTAGCACTTCAAATTTTAGAACTCCAAGTGCCCATGCTCTTAGCCCTCAACATGATCGACGAAGCGGGTAAAAAACAAATCTTTATTAATCATGTAAAATTATCAGAACAATTAAAAGTGCCGGTTATTCCCATGGCCGCCGCTAAGCAGCAAGGCATCACACTATTAAAACATCACCTTGCTCATTTCATCAACAACCCAACTCAAGAAAAATTCAAACGCCCATGGCACTTGAACCCTGAAATAGAACAACAAATTGAAAACTTCCGAACCCAATTAGTAGAAAAGCAATGGGCCAACCCTGCAACGTCAGATGGCGAAGCCATCTGGCTTTTGACGACTGTAGCCAGCCACCCTCTTGAACCTTTAAATATAAATTCAAAACTTTATCTTTTCATTCAATCCACTTTAGAAAAAATTCGTACTTTGACTTTGGATTTTGTAGGTAAGGTGATTGAAGCGCGCTACGCTTGGATTAATGAACACATCAAACCATTCATCCAACATCCAGCGATCGCTCCCATAACTTCTTCAGATCGAATCGACAAAGCGTTAACCCATAAGTTTGCCGGGCCCCTCTTATTGCTGTTGGTGTTTGCCTTATTATTTCAACTTATCTTCACCGGCGCTGACCCCTTTATCACTTTTCTAGAAGACTCCGTTTTATGGTTATCGCAACGGGTCGATGCCTTATTACCCCCAGGTTTGATCAAAGATTTTATCATGGGGGGAATTATCAATGGCGTTGGTAATGTGATTGTCTTTATTCCTCAAATTGCTTTTTTGTTTGGTTTCTTAGCTATTTTAGAAGAATCCGGTTATTTAGCCCGCGCGGCTTTTATTATTGACCGCCTCATGTATGCAGTGGGCCTGCATGGCAAGGCCTTTATTCCCCTGCTTTCTTGCTTTGCTTGCGCCATTCCAGGGATCATGGCCTCTCGCACCATCGAAGATCGCAAAGACCGCTTGATCACTATTTTAGTTGCTCCGCTCATGACCTGTTCGGCGAGGCTTCCGGTGTATGCACTCATTATCGCCATCATTTTCCCCCCCAATGAAAAATGGTTGGGAATTTTTTCCTGGGGCGGACTGGTCTTTTTATTTCTCTATTTTCTGGGCACATTCATGGCCCTTACCATGGCCCTTCTTTTTAAACGAACCATACTCAAAGGCCCTCCACCTCCATTGGTACTTGAAATGCCGCCCTACCGACGCCCTCGTCTTAAAAATATTTTTATTAAAATGCTCAACAGCTCCAAAGTATTTTTATCCCAAGCGGGCACAATTATTTTTATCACTT
This window contains:
- the feoB gene encoding ferrous iron transport protein B, whose product is MDCHSPSHSETAQCEIPTVLIIGNPNTGKTTLFNALTGAQQKVANYPGITVEKKIGMCRVKKDQAVRVVDLPGCYSLIARSPEEQIAHDALLAIKPGFEKPDLVICIVDATNLERNLYLALQILELQVPMLLALNMIDEAGKKQIFINHVKLSEQLKVPVIPMAAAKQQGITLLKHHLAHFINNPTQEKFKRPWHLNPEIEQQIENFRTQLVEKQWANPATSDGEAIWLLTTVASHPLEPLNINSKLYLFIQSTLEKIRTLTLDFVGKVIEARYAWINEHIKPFIQHPAIAPITSSDRIDKALTHKFAGPLLLLLVFALLFQLIFTGADPFITFLEDSVLWLSQRVDALLPPGLIKDFIMGGIINGVGNVIVFIPQIAFLFGFLAILEESGYLARAAFIIDRLMYAVGLHGKAFIPLLSCFACAIPGIMASRTIEDRKDRLITILVAPLMTCSARLPVYALIIAIIFPPNEKWLGIFSWGGLVFLFLYFLGTFMALTMALLFKRTILKGPPPPLVLEMPPYRRPRLKNIFIKMLNSSKVFLSQAGTIIFITSLVLWVLLTFPRTTHFSKDYDAMIQQTADQPTIQKLWAEKKSESLRNSFAGKLGHVIEPAIAPLGFDWKIGVGLIGSFAAREVLISTLGIVYGVGEADETSQPLREKLQNEINPETGKKVITPLVGFSLMIFYVLACQCMSTLAVVRKETGTWKWPVFIFGYMSVLAYLGSLAVYQIGSRLGF